From Terriglobia bacterium, one genomic window encodes:
- a CDS encoding metalloregulator ArsR/SmtB family transcription factor: MVVDNLGTTFAALSDPTRRAMIERLSRGPASVHGLTKPFALSQQMISKHIAYLVRARIVIKTKRGRESICTLRPEAIKAISDWAIGYRRFWEESFDKLDAVVNQMKKAEVGHGKKRVE; the protein is encoded by the coding sequence ATGGTTGTGGATAATCTCGGTACAACATTTGCGGCTTTGTCTGATCCAACCCGTCGGGCGATGATCGAACGGCTTTCACGTGGGCCTGCCTCTGTGCATGGATTGACGAAACCGTTTGCACTCTCGCAGCAGATGATTTCAAAACATATTGCCTACCTGGTGCGGGCGCGGATTGTGATCAAGACGAAGCGTGGACGAGAGAGTATTTGCACCCTTAGGCCAGAGGCGATAAAGGCAATCAGCGACTGGGCGATTGGCTATCGCCGATTCTGGGAAGAGAGTTTCGACAAGCTGGATGCAGTTGTGAATCAAATGAAAAAAGCGGAGGTTGGACATGGCAAAAAGCGCGTTGAATAA
- a CDS encoding SRPBCC domain-containing protein: protein MAKSALNKTERMVVTRVFDAPRELVWKAWTDPKYVMQWWGPKGFTAPVCKMDFRVGGKFLYCMRTPDGQEFWNGGEYHEIIPHEKIVSSMYFSDSEGNKVEPAQLGIEHEAIEGAHDVILFEDLGNGQTKLTFIGNEPMESAKNSGQLEGWNQILDKVATVVAGLMQTK from the coding sequence ATGGCAAAAAGCGCGTTGAATAAGACGGAGCGGATGGTTGTCACAAGAGTTTTTGATGCCCCACGCGAATTAGTTTGGAAGGCGTGGACAGATCCGAAATATGTGATGCAGTGGTGGGGGCCGAAGGGTTTTACTGCGCCTGTTTGCAAGATGGATTTTCGCGTGGGAGGAAAATTCCTCTACTGCATGAGAACGCCGGATGGACAGGAGTTCTGGAATGGTGGTGAATACCATGAGATTATTCCGCACGAGAAGATCGTTTCCTCCATGTACTTTTCCGACTCGGAGGGAAACAAGGTTGAGCCTGCGCAATTGGGAATAGAACATGAGGCTATAGAAGGTGCGCACGACGTGATTCTGTTTGAGGACCTTGGAAACGGCCAGACGAAACTCACCTTCATCGGAAATGAACCCATGGAGAGCGCAAAGAATAGCGGGCAGCTAGAGGGCTGGAACCAGATACTCGACAAGGTTGCCACGGTTGTTGCGGGGCTGATGCAGACAAAATAA